A single genomic interval of Littorina saxatilis isolate snail1 linkage group LG17, US_GU_Lsax_2.0, whole genome shotgun sequence harbors:
- the LOC138953235 gene encoding ribonuclease Y-like, with product MDREERIQEREAKKVAAEAEVEAKKIEAEAEAKRLETEAETKRLETEAETKRLEVEAETKSWAKAKKKLEDSPVPLKNVVTPDLSVNEEDLDSLLREDETLKEVLSVSREDEKYAVCAEKVVDVEEPETVFRNG from the exons ATGGATAGAGAAGAGAGAATTCAGGAAAGGGAAGCAAAGAAAGTAGCAGCTGAAGCTGAGGTTGAAGCAAAGAAGATAGAAGCTGAGGCTGAAGCAAAAAGATTAGAAactgaggctgagacaaaaagattagaaactgaggctgagacaaaaagattagaagttgaggctgagacaaaaag TTGGGCAAAAGCCAAAAAGAAACTGGAGGATTCCCCGGTGCCATTGAAAAATGTGGTTACTCCTGATTTGTCGGTTAACGAGGAGGATCTGGACAGTTTGCTGAGAGAAGATGAGACATTGAAAGAGGTGTTGAGTGTGTCACGAGAGGATGAGAAGTATGCAGTTTGTGCAGAgaaagttgttgatgttgaggaA CCAGAAACTGTCTTCCGCAATGGATAA